One window of the Natronomonas marina genome contains the following:
- a CDS encoding ribbon-helix-helix protein, CopG family, which yields MSTDTDGAGDGDRMEKIDVRVPAAVLEAIDEEYGRRGYASRSEAIRDALRDWLNPSPELSDGILDDLAESREQRERGETVSAAEARERLGLDDDAEE from the coding sequence ATGAGCACGGACACCGACGGCGCCGGCGACGGGGACCGGATGGAAAAGATCGACGTCCGCGTTCCGGCCGCCGTCCTCGAGGCTATCGACGAGGAGTACGGCCGGCGCGGATACGCCTCGCGGTCGGAAGCGATCCGCGACGCCCTCCGTGACTGGTTGAATCCGTCGCCCGAACTGTCCGACGGGATTCTCGACGACCTCGCGGAGAGCCGGGAGCAGCGGGAGCGGGGCGAGACGGTGTCGGCCGCCGAGGCCCGCGAACGGCTCGGCCTCGACGACGACGCCGAGGAATGA
- a CDS encoding type II toxin-antitoxin system RelE family toxin, producing the protein MTDVEYTEQALEHLESLENHVADRVLNKVDEATEWTEHRLERLSGYPYYKLRAGDYRAIITWDREEDVLVVEAVGHRRNVYDRHLPP; encoded by the coding sequence ATGACGGATGTCGAATACACCGAACAGGCCCTCGAGCACCTTGAGAGCCTGGAGAACCACGTCGCCGACCGGGTGCTGAACAAGGTCGACGAGGCGACCGAGTGGACCGAACACCGCTTGGAACGCCTCTCGGGGTATCCCTACTACAAATTACGCGCCGGCGACTATCGGGCAATAATCACCTGGGACCGCGAGGAGGACGTCCTCGTAGTCGAGGCGGTCGGCCATCGGCGGAACGTGTACGACCGACACCTACCGCCCTGA
- the polX gene encoding DNA polymerase/3'-5' exonuclease PolX, producing the protein MSRNAEVAARLEEMADHLEARDVDYKPNSYRRAADSIRAHTVAVETLYEEGGEDALQEIEDVGDAIAAKTAEYLETGSIGELEDLREELPVDMDALTAVEGVGPKTVAALYEALGVTDIDDLEAAAEAGDIREVSGFGAKTESNILENIPFARESRKRSLLGEARPVADRVLAFLASVDAVERADVAGSIRRWRPTIGDVDVLAASADPEAVVDAFEAWEAADDVIEAGTNKASVRAEDLRVDLRVVVPAEFGAALQYFTGSKDHNVAVRNRAIERGLKVNEYGVFDVSELETGDDGADAGESDQRAGERVAGETEEGVYEALGMAWMPPELRENRGEVGAAANDDLPDLLTTADVGGDLHCHTEWSDGDPTVAEMVAGAAEFGHDYVAITDHATGPGMVGGVGLSDADLREQLEAVRAVDEETDVDVFAGVEANVGADGSVSVGDDVLAALDLVVASPHSDLDGDGTDRLLAAIEHPEVDVVGHPTGRMLNQRPGIDLDVEQVAAAAADHGVALEINANPHRLDLRSSHAKVAVEAGATISVNTDAHRPAEYEYMRYGVHTARRGWCEPGDILNCRDADGVREFLGL; encoded by the coding sequence GTGAGCCGCAACGCCGAGGTCGCCGCCCGCCTCGAGGAGATGGCCGACCACCTCGAGGCCCGCGACGTCGACTACAAGCCCAACAGCTACCGCCGGGCGGCCGACAGCATCCGCGCCCACACCGTCGCCGTCGAGACGCTCTACGAGGAGGGCGGCGAGGACGCGCTGCAGGAAATCGAGGACGTCGGCGACGCCATCGCCGCGAAGACCGCCGAGTACCTCGAAACCGGCTCCATCGGCGAACTCGAGGACCTCCGCGAGGAACTGCCCGTCGACATGGACGCGCTGACGGCCGTCGAGGGCGTCGGTCCCAAGACCGTCGCCGCGCTGTACGAGGCGCTCGGTGTCACCGACATCGACGACCTGGAGGCCGCCGCCGAGGCCGGCGACATCCGGGAGGTCAGCGGGTTCGGCGCCAAGACCGAGTCGAACATCCTCGAGAACATCCCCTTCGCCCGCGAGTCGCGCAAGCGGAGCCTGCTCGGGGAGGCCAGACCGGTCGCCGACCGCGTGCTGGCGTTCCTCGCGTCGGTCGACGCCGTCGAGCGCGCCGACGTCGCCGGCTCCATCCGGCGGTGGCGCCCCACCATCGGCGACGTGGACGTCCTGGCGGCCAGCGCCGACCCCGAGGCGGTCGTCGACGCCTTCGAGGCGTGGGAGGCCGCCGACGACGTCATCGAGGCCGGCACCAACAAGGCCAGCGTCCGCGCCGAGGACCTCCGGGTCGACCTCCGGGTCGTCGTCCCCGCGGAGTTCGGCGCCGCCCTCCAGTACTTCACCGGCAGCAAGGACCACAACGTCGCCGTCCGGAACCGGGCCATCGAGCGCGGCCTGAAGGTCAACGAGTACGGCGTCTTCGACGTCTCCGAACTGGAGACGGGCGACGACGGCGCCGACGCCGGAGAATCGGACCAGCGCGCCGGCGAGCGCGTCGCCGGCGAGACCGAGGAGGGCGTCTACGAGGCCCTCGGCATGGCGTGGATGCCCCCGGAACTGCGGGAGAACCGCGGGGAGGTCGGGGCGGCCGCAAACGACGACCTCCCCGACCTGCTCACGACGGCCGACGTTGGCGGTGATCTCCACTGTCACACCGAGTGGTCCGACGGCGACCCGACCGTCGCCGAGATGGTGGCGGGCGCCGCCGAGTTCGGTCACGACTACGTCGCCATCACGGACCACGCCACCGGCCCCGGCATGGTGGGCGGCGTCGGCCTGAGCGACGCGGACCTCCGCGAGCAACTCGAGGCGGTCCGGGCCGTCGACGAGGAGACCGACGTCGACGTCTTCGCCGGCGTCGAGGCCAACGTCGGCGCCGACGGCTCGGTCTCCGTCGGCGACGACGTGCTGGCGGCCCTCGACCTGGTCGTCGCCTCGCCGCACAGCGACCTCGACGGCGACGGCACCGACCGCCTCCTCGCGGCCATCGAACACCCCGAGGTCGACGTCGTCGGCCATCCGACCGGCCGAATGCTGAACCAGCGGCCGGGCATCGACCTCGACGTCGAGCAGGTCGCGGCGGCGGCCGCCGACCACGGCGTCGCCCTCGAGATAAACGCCAACCCCCACCGGCTGGACCTCCGTTCCAGTCACGCGAAGGTCGCCGTCGAGGCCGGCGCGACGATCAGCGTCAACACCGACGCCCACCGCCCTGCCGAGTACGAGTACATGCGGTACGGCGTCCACACCGCCCGCCGGGGGTGGTGTGAACCGGGCGACATCCTCAACTGCCGGGACGCGGACGGCGTCCGCGAGTTCCTCGGACTGTGA
- a CDS encoding DUF5788 family protein, with amino-acid sequence MQEYERKQLLERIGRESATLGVDIPERIDVQGTEADLQAFVFEIKRRDTVPPGERERVEEAKRNLRRERLERKERIEAGEIPFEAGEREADAIIGIDRALEALENLGRESVEAEAERQEAADKKRWMNFLKQALGHDDDGPQVRGP; translated from the coding sequence GTGCAGGAGTACGAGCGAAAACAGCTCCTCGAGCGCATCGGCCGCGAGAGCGCGACGCTCGGCGTCGACATCCCCGAGCGCATCGACGTCCAGGGGACGGAGGCCGACCTCCAGGCGTTCGTCTTCGAGATCAAGCGCCGCGACACGGTGCCGCCCGGCGAGCGCGAGCGGGTCGAGGAGGCGAAGCGGAACCTCCGGCGCGAGCGGCTCGAACGGAAGGAGCGCATCGAGGCCGGCGAGATCCCCTTCGAGGCGGGCGAACGGGAGGCCGACGCCATCATCGGCATCGACCGGGCGCTGGAGGCCCTCGAGAACCTCGGCCGCGAGTCCGTCGAGGCCGAGGCGGAGCGCCAGGAGGCCGCCGACAAGAAGCGCTGGATGAACTTCCTCAAGCAGGCGCTGGGTCACGACGACGACGGCCCGCAGGTGAGGGGGCCGTGA